One Thermoanaerobaculales bacterium DNA window includes the following coding sequences:
- a CDS encoding FHA domain-containing protein encodes MARLYLVYSDPEHGEQRVALSGDRSWRIGASPDNDIVIGHNDISRHHAILRIRQGSSHITDLNSKNGTFVNGRRVASATVRIGDVIHLSSTRMVIEEQGAADAASGSAGDDTSPRRPPGTAVDETQGFSGRASAEDIVSLLVTTAGAVRRGAIGEPLSWAVERFGLSALVVLYRDDDGNVSMVSSAGDLGALVRSSEALARIAREHGGRQSGTRISEISELGEKLLVAPMQRDHVLVARFEGAPPAVGDMRAVIAAVEAVLCSGNPPCPSGLAPGDRRDPELRRFGSPLHRIAGLSEVVNECKRRAAEFAGGGRPVLLAGEPGTGKALVARVIHDLSKCSGGPFVTAAALAPGPGEILVFDSDDGPSRFDQARGGTLYISDLGLVPIADQERLRELLWPAGAASLPPPAQARIVVGVVGSVAEGIARGTLHGELVSPLRASSLELPPLREHSEDIPLLVTHFQREVGGRRGGAGSGFTVAALEALTAYRWPGNVGELRAEILRLMTRAASDLVVEVADLSPRIREELAAADAPPPDLGALASRPLADARADFERWRIQRALVDAGWNQSLAAQRLGLSRAGLFKKMRKLGLAGNEGRGP; translated from the coding sequence ATGGCACGGCTCTACCTGGTCTACTCGGACCCGGAGCACGGCGAGCAGCGGGTCGCCCTGTCCGGTGATCGGAGCTGGCGCATCGGTGCGAGCCCGGACAACGACATCGTCATCGGGCACAACGACATCTCGCGTCACCACGCGATTCTCCGGATCCGCCAGGGCTCGTCCCACATCACCGACCTCAACAGCAAGAACGGGACCTTCGTGAACGGCCGGCGCGTCGCGTCGGCGACAGTGAGGATCGGCGACGTCATTCACCTGTCGTCGACCCGGATGGTCATCGAGGAGCAGGGCGCGGCCGATGCGGCATCGGGGAGTGCCGGCGACGACACCAGCCCACGTCGGCCGCCGGGGACCGCGGTCGATGAGACGCAGGGGTTCTCCGGCCGGGCGAGCGCCGAGGACATCGTGTCGCTGCTGGTGACCACGGCGGGGGCGGTGCGGCGAGGCGCGATCGGCGAGCCGCTGAGCTGGGCGGTGGAGCGGTTCGGGCTGAGCGCCCTGGTGGTGCTCTACCGCGACGACGACGGCAACGTGTCGATGGTGTCGAGCGCCGGCGACCTCGGCGCGCTGGTCCGCTCCAGCGAGGCCCTCGCCCGGATCGCCCGGGAGCACGGGGGAAGGCAGTCGGGAACGCGGATCAGCGAGATCAGCGAGCTCGGCGAGAAGCTGCTGGTGGCGCCGATGCAGCGCGACCACGTGCTGGTCGCGCGCTTCGAAGGCGCTCCTCCCGCGGTTGGCGACATGCGGGCCGTCATCGCGGCCGTCGAGGCGGTGCTCTGCTCGGGCAACCCGCCATGCCCGTCCGGGCTGGCGCCGGGCGACCGCCGGGACCCCGAGCTGCGCCGCTTCGGCAGCCCGCTGCACCGGATCGCTGGGCTGTCCGAGGTCGTCAACGAGTGCAAGCGCCGCGCCGCCGAGTTCGCGGGCGGCGGCCGGCCGGTGCTGCTGGCCGGCGAGCCGGGGACCGGGAAGGCCCTGGTCGCCAGGGTGATCCACGATCTCTCGAAGTGCAGCGGTGGGCCGTTCGTGACCGCGGCGGCGCTGGCGCCGGGACCGGGCGAGATCCTGGTCTTCGACTCGGACGACGGACCGTCCCGCTTCGATCAGGCGCGCGGGGGGACGCTCTACATCAGCGACCTCGGCCTGGTGCCGATCGCCGACCAGGAGCGCTTGCGGGAGCTGCTCTGGCCCGCGGGAGCCGCGTCGCTGCCGCCGCCCGCCCAGGCGCGGATCGTGGTCGGCGTCGTGGGGTCGGTCGCGGAGGGGATCGCCCGGGGCACCCTCCACGGCGAGCTGGTATCGCCGCTGCGCGCGTCCTCCCTGGAGCTGCCGCCGCTGCGCGAGCACAGCGAGGACATCCCGCTGCTGGTGACCCACTTCCAGCGCGAGGTGGGCGGGCGGCGCGGCGGTGCGGGGAGCGGCTTCACGGTCGCCGCGCTGGAAGCGCTGACCGCCTACCGGTGGCCGGGCAACGTCGGCGAGCTGCGGGCGGAGATCCTGCGCCTGATGACGCGCGCCGCGAGCGATCTCGTGGTGGAGGTGGCGGATCTGTCGCCGCGGATCCGCGAGGAGCTGGCCGCGGCTGACGCGCCGCCACCCGATCTCGGCGCGCTGGCGTCGCGGCCGCTCGCCGACGCCCGGGCCGACTTCGAGCGCTGGCGCATCCAGCGGGCGCTGGTGGACGCCGGCTGGAACCAGTCCCTCGCCGCGCAGCGGCTCGGCCTGTCGCGCGCCGGCCTGTTCAAGAAGATGCGCAAGCTCGGCCTGGCCGGCAACGAGGGCAGGGGGCCGTGA
- a CDS encoding PGPGW domain-containing protein encodes MAMQRRPLVRVAMLTVGWALVALGAIGLALPLLQGVLLILLGLWVLSRESTVARRLHDRLLNRYPGLRTAVERAKARMRRVRQRLRPED; translated from the coding sequence ATGGCGATGCAAAGGCGGCCGCTGGTTCGCGTGGCGATGTTGACCGTGGGCTGGGCACTGGTGGCGCTCGGCGCGATCGGTCTCGCGCTGCCCTTGCTGCAGGGCGTCCTGCTGATCCTGCTCGGGCTCTGGGTGCTATCGCGGGAGTCGACGGTGGCGAGACGGCTGCACGATCGGCTGCTCAACCGCTATCCGGGCCTTCGCACCGCCGTCGAGCGGGCCAAGGCGAGGATGCGCCGGGTCCGTCAGCGGCTGCGGCCGGAGGATTGA
- a CDS encoding LD-carboxypeptidase, with the protein MASRFVPLAPGEPIGVVALSGPVDRVKLEAGLRVLERWGHPVVLAPNLRARSGYLAGDDSARLAGLREVIAEGARLLLAARGGYGVTRLLPRLDLAELAAAGVRFVGYSDISALLNALVAAGGPQQVHGPMAAAGLARPGNERRLRRLLDGELVGETLFRFDARRVVRPGQAAGRAVGGNLSLLESLIGTPHEPQWEGSVLFLEEVGEPLYRLDRLLTHLRSSGRLRGVKALICGSLRGCGPVAQRSERWREMVAEAAPGQAAVVVDLPFGHAARNLAFPIGALVEVDTEVGAIRWSR; encoded by the coding sequence ATGGCCAGCCGCTTCGTGCCGCTCGCGCCTGGTGAGCCGATCGGGGTCGTGGCCCTGTCCGGCCCGGTGGATCGCGTCAAGCTCGAGGCCGGCCTGCGCGTGCTCGAGCGCTGGGGACACCCAGTGGTGCTGGCACCCAACCTGCGGGCGAGGTCCGGGTATCTCGCGGGAGACGACAGCGCTCGGCTGGCCGGCCTGCGAGAGGTGATCGCCGAGGGGGCGAGGCTGCTGCTCGCGGCCCGCGGCGGCTACGGAGTGACCCGGCTGCTGCCGCGGCTGGATCTCGCCGAGCTCGCGGCCGCCGGGGTGCGGTTCGTCGGCTACTCGGACATCTCGGCCCTGCTCAACGCGCTGGTCGCCGCCGGCGGACCGCAGCAGGTTCACGGGCCGATGGCGGCGGCCGGGCTGGCGCGCCCCGGCAACGAGCGGCGTCTGCGCCGGCTGCTCGACGGCGAGCTGGTGGGCGAGACCCTGTTCCGCTTCGATGCGCGCCGGGTGGTCCGGCCGGGGCAGGCGGCGGGCCGCGCGGTCGGCGGCAATCTGTCGCTGCTCGAGTCGTTGATCGGGACCCCCCACGAGCCGCAGTGGGAGGGCAGCGTGCTGTTCCTGGAGGAGGTCGGAGAGCCCCTGTACCGGCTCGACCGGCTGTTGACCCACCTCCGGAGCTCTGGTAGATTGCGCGGGGTGAAAGCATTGATCTGTGGGAGCTTGCGCGGCTGCGGCCCGGTCGCCCAGCGATCCGAAAGGTGGCGGGAGATGGTGGCGGAGGCGGCCCCCGGGCAGGCCGCGGTGGTGGTCGACCTGCCGTTCGGGCACGCGGCCCGCAACCTCGCCTTTCCGATCGGGGCGCTGGTCGAGGTCGATACCGAGGTGGGCGCGATCCGGTGGAGCCGGTGA
- a CDS encoding AAA family ATPase: MTDKGRPAPAEAPGEGRRRMDEITPPIILQELRKGVLGQNIALRFVSVAIYKHTTGKVSGNILLIGNSGTGKTTIMNNIQRMYHDVPEYRPFRAMTIINANLLVDAERMEFQPSRLFSAVEQRARSLLGPKPGPDELRATMERATICIDEIDKMSSIVAGKPNPIGVVLQQGLLTLMEGEQVAYRTFANVDGEDKQVTITINTEHMMFICGGAFEGLYDQVYFRVVSPSSGEKLKSQAIQTADGQVRIETRFELADYLKPEDLFTYGMVPQFMSRFDNVVLLRSLDVPILKEILLCSVDSPFNRSRRYFEVMDIRLEIEDVAAAIIAEEAEKNSRTGARALRTVFGRIINRLEFDPWQHEGLEALPGGGHRLVIDREMARRAVASRNDS; the protein is encoded by the coding sequence ATGACCGACAAGGGGAGACCGGCTCCTGCGGAGGCTCCGGGCGAAGGCCGGCGGCGGATGGACGAGATCACGCCGCCGATCATCCTGCAGGAGCTGCGCAAGGGAGTCCTCGGACAGAACATCGCCCTGCGATTCGTCTCGGTGGCGATCTACAAGCACACCACCGGCAAGGTGTCGGGGAACATCCTGCTGATCGGCAACTCGGGCACCGGCAAGACGACGATCATGAACAACATCCAGCGGATGTACCACGACGTGCCCGAGTACCGCCCGTTCCGCGCGATGACCATCATCAACGCCAACCTGCTGGTCGACGCCGAGCGGATGGAGTTTCAGCCGTCCCGCCTGTTCTCGGCGGTCGAGCAGCGGGCGCGGTCGCTGCTCGGGCCCAAGCCGGGGCCTGACGAGCTGCGCGCGACCATGGAGCGGGCGACCATCTGCATCGACGAGATCGACAAGATGTCGTCGATCGTCGCCGGCAAGCCGAACCCGATCGGGGTCGTGCTCCAGCAGGGGTTGCTCACCCTGATGGAGGGCGAGCAGGTCGCGTACCGGACCTTCGCGAACGTCGACGGTGAGGACAAGCAGGTCACGATCACCATCAACACCGAGCACATGATGTTCATCTGCGGCGGCGCCTTCGAAGGGCTCTACGACCAGGTCTACTTCCGCGTGGTGAGCCCGAGCAGCGGCGAGAAGCTGAAGTCGCAGGCGATCCAGACCGCCGACGGGCAGGTCCGGATCGAGACCCGGTTCGAGCTCGCCGACTACCTCAAGCCGGAGGACCTCTTCACCTACGGCATGGTCCCGCAGTTCATGTCGCGCTTCGACAACGTGGTGCTGCTGCGTTCCCTGGACGTGCCGATCCTCAAGGAGATCCTGCTCTGCTCGGTGGACTCGCCGTTCAACCGGTCGCGCCGGTACTTCGAGGTGATGGACATCCGGCTGGAGATCGAGGACGTGGCGGCGGCGATCATCGCCGAGGAGGCAGAGAAGAACTCCCGCACCGGCGCCCGCGCGCTGCGCACGGTGTTCGGACGGATCATCAACCGGCTCGAGTTCGATCCCTGGCAGCACGAAGGGCTGGAGGCACTGCCCGGCGGCGGCCACCGGCTGGTGATCGACCGCGAGATGGCGCGGCGGGCCGTGGCGTCCCGCAACGACAGCTGA
- the recG gene encoding ATP-dependent DNA helicase RecG: MTRPDRTPSPFATVDALRGIGPRLAAALGEHGVTRVVDLLLHLPARYEDRTQRVDLGGALAEDARVLVWGRVAVGSARHTRRRGLRIVTGVVDDGSGTLPVVWFNQPWIDRRLEGARPLSLYGQLRRGRRGGLELVNPEVNDIEDGGAERIVPVYPRLGPLGGRRLRRLIEQALPALGSCPDPLPAELRDRLGLPGLAVALGSLHDPEPPAGEPERVALVDALCRRETAAHRRLAFQELLAFACGLAEHRSRRERQAAPRCRRAPPVDELARAMFRFELTSAQRRVIQEIADDLGRPHPMARLVQGDVGCGKTAVAALAMRLVLDSGHQAALMAPTELLAEQHARTLAGHFRSSGYRVTLLSSSQPAAERRQVIEDLADGSERLVVGTHALIQAQVAFRELGLVVVDEQHRFGVMQRQSLLDKGREPHLLVMTATPIPRSLALTLYGDLDLSIIDELPPGRTPVTTVVRASSAAPKVFAFLRDELAAGGRAFLVYPTIEGADDSALPSLERRAAEVAAALPGVALGVVHGRMPRADREAVTERFRRGDVQALLTTTVVEVGIDVPEASVVVVEGAESFGLSQLHQLRGRVGRGDRRSWCILVTGEDTGAPARRRLETLAGSSDGFAIAEVDLELRGPGELTGLRQWGPAGFRFADLLRHAKEVALARDAARGLAAEGRLAATRAELARYHRIESELPAG; the protein is encoded by the coding sequence ATGACGAGGCCCGATCGCACTCCGTCCCCGTTCGCGACCGTCGACGCGCTGCGAGGGATCGGCCCCCGCCTTGCCGCCGCCCTCGGCGAGCACGGCGTCACCCGGGTCGTCGACCTGCTGCTCCACCTGCCGGCGCGCTACGAGGACCGAACTCAGCGGGTGGACCTCGGAGGCGCGCTCGCGGAGGACGCGCGGGTGCTGGTGTGGGGGCGGGTGGCGGTCGGATCCGCCCGGCACACCCGGCGGCGAGGCCTGCGCATCGTGACCGGCGTCGTCGACGACGGCTCCGGCACCCTGCCGGTGGTGTGGTTCAACCAGCCGTGGATCGACCGCCGGCTCGAGGGCGCGCGCCCGCTCTCCCTGTACGGCCAGCTGCGCCGGGGCCGCCGCGGCGGGCTCGAGCTCGTCAACCCGGAGGTCAACGACATCGAGGACGGCGGCGCCGAGCGCATCGTGCCCGTCTACCCGCGGCTCGGGCCGCTGGGGGGCCGCAGGCTGCGCCGGCTCATCGAGCAGGCGCTGCCGGCGCTGGGGTCGTGCCCGGACCCACTCCCTGCCGAGCTGCGCGATCGCCTCGGCCTTCCCGGGCTCGCCGTTGCCCTTGGGAGCCTCCACGACCCCGAGCCGCCGGCCGGCGAGCCGGAGCGGGTCGCCCTGGTCGACGCGCTGTGCCGGCGCGAGACCGCCGCCCACCGCCGGCTGGCTTTCCAGGAGCTGCTGGCGTTCGCGTGCGGGCTGGCGGAGCACCGGTCGCGCCGCGAGCGGCAGGCGGCTCCGCGCTGCCGGAGGGCTCCCCCGGTCGACGAGCTGGCGCGCGCGATGTTCCGGTTCGAGCTCACGAGCGCCCAGCGGCGCGTGATCCAGGAGATCGCGGACGACCTCGGGCGTCCGCACCCGATGGCCAGGCTGGTCCAGGGCGACGTCGGCTGCGGCAAGACCGCGGTCGCCGCCCTCGCCATGCGGCTGGTGCTCGACAGCGGCCACCAGGCGGCGCTGATGGCGCCCACCGAGCTGCTCGCCGAGCAGCACGCCAGGACCCTGGCTGGACACTTCCGGTCGAGCGGCTATCGGGTGACCCTGCTCAGCTCATCGCAGCCGGCCGCCGAGCGCCGGCAGGTGATCGAAGACCTGGCGGACGGCAGCGAGCGGCTGGTGGTCGGCACCCACGCGTTGATCCAGGCGCAGGTGGCCTTCCGCGAGCTCGGCCTCGTGGTGGTCGACGAGCAGCACCGTTTCGGGGTGATGCAGCGCCAGAGCCTGCTCGACAAGGGGCGCGAGCCGCACCTGTTGGTGATGACCGCGACCCCGATCCCGCGCTCACTGGCGCTGACCCTGTACGGAGACCTCGACCTGTCCATCATCGACGAGCTGCCGCCCGGTCGAACTCCGGTGACCACCGTCGTCCGGGCGTCGTCCGCGGCCCCGAAGGTCTTCGCCTTCCTGCGTGACGAGCTGGCGGCGGGTGGCCGCGCGTTCCTGGTCTACCCGACGATCGAGGGCGCGGATGATTCGGCGCTGCCGTCCCTCGAGCGGCGGGCGGCGGAGGTCGCTGCGGCCCTGCCTGGAGTGGCGCTCGGCGTCGTCCACGGGCGGATGCCGCGCGCCGACCGCGAGGCGGTGACCGAGCGCTTCCGCCGCGGCGACGTGCAGGCGCTGCTCACCACGACCGTGGTCGAGGTCGGGATCGATGTCCCAGAGGCGTCGGTGGTTGTCGTCGAGGGCGCCGAGAGCTTCGGCCTGTCCCAGCTCCACCAGCTGAGGGGGCGGGTGGGTCGCGGCGACCGCCGCTCCTGGTGCATCCTGGTCACCGGTGAGGACACCGGCGCACCGGCGCGCCGCCGGCTCGAAACCCTGGCCGGCTCGAGCGACGGGTTCGCGATCGCGGAGGTCGACCTCGAGCTGCGAGGGCCCGGCGAGCTGACAGGGTTGCGCCAGTGGGGCCCGGCCGGATTCCGGTTCGCGGACCTGCTGCGCCACGCCAAGGAGGTCGCGCTCGCCCGCGACGCGGCTCGCGGGCTGGCGGCGGAGGGCCGGCTCGCAGCGACCCGCGCCGAGCTCGCCCGCTACCACCGGATCGAGAGCGAGCTTCCGGCAGGATGA
- a CDS encoding cyclic nucleotide-binding domain-containing protein, with protein sequence MAKFKSTASKRTPPKKGSHDSLEPMRTRFPGGTVIFSEGDLGLTMYVIESGEVEIRKRIAGSERVLAVLGKGDFFGEMCMLEDAYPRSATAVAVTDVEAVIIDQSAFTFILRHNPEIAVRMMRKLTDRLRRTNQLLEEAGAEKVELDDSGNGDRVEPASDPKARLVEISSGIVFPLADQPETTIGRIDPVTGIHPEIDLTPIDVKRSTSRRHARIRRESDGGFNVIEDVGTMNGTFVNGVRLAAGRAFPIKPGDTVTFGTIQCRFETDDMV encoded by the coding sequence ATGGCCAAGTTCAAGAGCACCGCTTCGAAGCGAACTCCCCCCAAGAAGGGCAGCCACGACTCGCTCGAGCCCATGCGGACCCGCTTCCCGGGCGGGACAGTCATCTTCTCGGAGGGCGACCTCGGCCTGACCATGTACGTGATCGAGTCGGGCGAGGTGGAGATCAGGAAGCGCATCGCCGGCAGCGAGCGAGTGCTCGCCGTGCTCGGCAAGGGCGACTTCTTCGGCGAGATGTGCATGCTGGAGGACGCCTACCCGAGGTCGGCGACGGCGGTGGCGGTCACCGACGTCGAGGCGGTGATCATCGACCAGTCCGCGTTCACGTTCATCCTCCGTCACAACCCGGAGATCGCGGTTCGCATGATGCGCAAGCTGACCGACCGCCTGCGCCGGACCAACCAGCTGCTCGAGGAGGCCGGCGCCGAGAAGGTGGAGCTTGACGACTCCGGGAATGGCGATCGTGTCGAGCCGGCCTCGGACCCGAAGGCGAGGCTGGTCGAGATCTCGAGCGGCATCGTGTTCCCGCTCGCCGACCAGCCGGAGACGACCATCGGCCGGATCGACCCGGTGACCGGAATCCACCCGGAGATCGACCTGACGCCGATCGACGTCAAGCGGTCGACCTCGCGGCGCCATGCGCGCATCCGGCGCGAGTCGGACGGCGGCTTCAACGTGATCGAGGACGTCGGGACCATGAACGGCACCTTCGTCAACGGCGTGCGACTCGCCGCGGGACGGGCCTTCCCGATCAAGCCCGGGGACACCGTGACCTTCGGGACCATCCAGTGCCGGTTCGAGACCGACGACATGGTGTGA
- a CDS encoding PQQ-dependent sugar dehydrogenase has protein sequence MYGHPAAPARTSLVLASLVVAAAAAPAAATDPVLSLELVVGGLTNPAIIANAGDGSGRLFIGEQDGLVRIWDGSQLLPTPFLDVTAQSISGGEQGLLGLAFDPGFESNRLLYVHYSAPDTTGDPAVDHFTTISRFTVDAGDPNQVDPASEIVLLRYPQPYGNHNGGTIAFGPDGLLYIGLGDGGSAGDPGDRAQSTSVLLGKILRIDPQGDDLPADPDRNYSIPPDNPFVGAAGEDEIWALGLRNPWRFSFDRSTGDLFVGDVGQNAWEEIDHQPAGSDGGENYGWRCYEGNHPYNTAGCGGPSQYTAPIAEYSHGDGCSVTGGHRYRGASYPNLQGTYLYADYCSGTIWGAAPAGSGWSSAPLLESSMTISCFGQDEAGELYLADHGSNGAVYRIVDSSPTNLVFADGFESGDATAWSGVAPRRAAAGRRPQ, from the coding sequence ATGTACGGACACCCCGCAGCACCGGCGCGCACGTCCCTGGTGCTGGCCTCGCTCGTGGTCGCGGCGGCGGCCGCACCCGCGGCGGCCACCGACCCGGTGCTTTCCCTCGAGCTGGTCGTCGGCGGCCTCACCAATCCCGCGATCATTGCCAACGCCGGCGACGGCTCCGGGCGGCTGTTCATCGGCGAGCAGGACGGCCTGGTCCGGATCTGGGACGGGAGCCAGCTGCTGCCGACGCCGTTCCTCGACGTCACCGCCCAGTCGATCTCCGGCGGCGAGCAGGGGCTGCTCGGACTCGCCTTCGACCCCGGCTTCGAGTCGAACCGCCTGCTCTACGTCCACTACAGCGCGCCCGATACCACCGGCGACCCCGCCGTCGACCACTTCACCACGATCTCCCGCTTCACCGTCGACGCCGGCGACCCGAACCAGGTCGACCCGGCGAGCGAGATCGTGCTGCTGCGCTACCCTCAGCCCTACGGAAACCACAACGGGGGCACCATCGCCTTCGGGCCTGACGGCCTCCTCTACATCGGCCTCGGCGACGGCGGCTCGGCGGGCGACCCGGGCGACCGGGCCCAGAGCACGAGCGTGCTGCTCGGCAAGATCCTGCGCATCGACCCCCAGGGCGACGACCTTCCCGCCGACCCCGACCGCAACTACTCGATCCCGCCGGACAACCCGTTCGTCGGCGCCGCCGGCGAGGACGAGATCTGGGCTCTCGGCCTGCGCAACCCGTGGCGCTTCAGCTTCGACCGCTCAACCGGCGACCTGTTCGTCGGCGACGTCGGCCAGAACGCCTGGGAGGAAATCGACCACCAGCCGGCCGGGAGCGACGGCGGGGAGAACTACGGCTGGCGCTGCTACGAGGGCAACCACCCCTACAACACCGCGGGCTGCGGCGGCCCCAGCCAGTACACCGCCCCGATCGCCGAGTACTCGCACGGCGACGGCTGCTCGGTGACCGGGGGCCATCGCTATCGGGGCGCGTCCTATCCCAACCTGCAGGGGACCTACCTCTACGCCGACTACTGCAGCGGCACCATCTGGGGCGCGGCGCCCGCCGGCTCCGGCTGGTCGTCCGCACCGCTGCTCGAGAGCTCGATGACCATCTCCTGCTTCGGCCAGGACGAGGCGGGCGAGCTCTACCTCGCCGATCACGGCTCGAACGGCGCCGTGTACCGGATCGTCGACAGCTCGCCCACCAACCTCGTGTTCGCGGACGGCTTCGAGTCCGGGGACGCCACCGCGTGGTCCGGCGTCGCTCCGCGGCGCGCCGCTGCGGGCCGCAGGCCGCAGTGA